CTCGTGGACAGGCGTCGTTTGGGTCAAAGCTCTCCGAATGTGTACCCCTACTTGCACGATGTTCAGAGTTAGAGGACGGCATTTGGCTCTGAGCTGAGTTCAAGACCATGTTCAGAAGCATAAATGCTTTGCAAGCCTGCTTGTCCTGCCGAACTTTCAATTCAAAATATCGAATAGCATTCTCCACATTGTGGAACAATGCTGTCCGTTAATAGGAGGTGGTTTTATCCACGAAACCCTGTACGGAACCGGGCAAGGGAAGTAATGGTTTGTCTTTCgcctgcagctgcagctcaaAACAAAGCGTTGCGGCCGCGTGAAAGAATTCGTCACGAAACATGCCACCCCGCAGCCGCAAAAGATACGGATACACTGTTCTTTGTTCGTTGTCCGGGCCATGGTCTAAATCGTCTGCGGAAATCTCCAGGGGAGCCAACAAAGCCAGGCTAGCTTGGACACACATCTGACGGGAAAAAGCATATGTTTCCTTGCGTGTCTCGGCAAGACTCAGAAAGAAGGCTCGATGCAGAGTCAGGAGGCATTGGGATatcagaaagagaaagagggatTGGCGAAAGGCCAACCGGCAGCGGCGGCTATCATCCTCACAGCTGGCATCTCCGATAAGTGCCGGTGACCTTTCGCTACTTGTGTAGTAAGCATCTCGCTGAGGTCCAGAATTCGTTGATAGCTTAATGTCAAGCGCACACGATTAACCGCCTTGGTGATGTTAATCCGGACCCCAATAGTTTGGGCCAAACTGACCTGGAAGGCTGTTCTAGTTAGAACGGTGATTGGCTTGGGGGTAGGGGCAACGGGAGAGTCCACCAACaagtcttcgtcgtcgatgTTAGATGGCGGGGCGCAGTCATACTCATCCTCGGACAGCGTCACCGGTGCCCCCGTTCCCAGGGCGGCTTGGAGGTCCAGTTCAATGATGGTTAGCCAGAGCCGCCTGCGAATTTCGCCCCAATAGGGCGACAGTCCTTTCAAATGCGAAGGATCTCGATGAAGGCCAATAGTGATGGCCTCACGCACTAACGAGCCGGCAGCCAGCCAAGCAAAGTCTCCCTCATGCCCAACAGCTTGCCTCGCCAACAACAATAAACATTTGACCTGAATGACGTCTAGAGTGAGTCTTGCGTGGCTCGTGAGGGTCTTGACCCATGACACTACGGCTTGAATCCAGCTTTTGGCCTTCTCATTTAATGACTGGGAGTCTTCGCCCGAGACCGCTGTATCTACCAGGCAAGTAGCACATGTCATCAAGCTTAGTAGTTTTGCCGCAAAGATGTCACCGCAGCCCGTACTCATTGGTCCATGGTTATCAGGGTGCCAATGATCATTGTACTCCTCAAGAAATCGAGGGACATGTAAGATTCGGAATGTCGTCTCGAACGTCGAAAAGTATAACTCAACAAGCTGATCGGCTACTGTGCGATCATCTGGAATTAATGTCTCCAATAGAGGCGGGTATAAGGTGGGATGAATCTTAGTGTGATATCTTGCGGTCATTTGCACACGCGTTTCATGGCTAGATACTCCGTGAAAGTGGACTGGGTTTGCTGTTTCTTGACGCGATGGTATTCCTCTAAGTGTGCCTTGAGGTCGGGAAAACTGTAAGGACGTTAGCAGTGACACCCGACGATCCACGAAAGGAGGAATGCGTAAGCGATTGAATTGTTCTTGTTCGCGAGTCCGCTGAGCCAGAGGCAACACAGTCTGGGGACGTGGTAACTTTCCTCCCGGAGTCGGAATTTGTAGCAGCTGTCAGGGGATTACTTTGTGATAGGGGTGAATTTGAGATATGTGAAACTGGCCGAGGCGGAAGATGCGACGACACTCGGCTGCGTTCCTTGTCCTGATAATAACACAAGTCAGCCATATTATGGCTGATGCATTGATTGCAAGGCTGACGGCGGTCGCATTTCACCTTCCGCCGTCTGCATGGTGCACACGAAAGAGGTGGTCGGCGACTACGGGTTGTGGAGGGTTCACGCTGGCGATTGACACGCATGATACTTTGCCGGGAAGACTGAAGATTGTCCATTGTAGCGATTAGATAACATTTATATCTTAAACTTGGGTAAAGCCAACTTCGTTATATCACATCATTGAAACAACCTACCTTTTCTTCACGTCTCTGCTACCGCCTCTGTCACCGCCCTATATCAACTTGTATGTATCACGTATCTTCCTTTCTAATCCATCATCCCTTCGCTTACCTACTACTACCTAAGAGGACCGCTACTTCCACAGCACAGCTATCCAATGTGGCCGTTATGGGCACCGGAGACTCGGGTCTTTCAGGCACTGGATATACACCCCAGTTagatgataatgatgaatGCAGCAGTGAATATGATATTACTTGGTCCCCTGGTGATGGAGTCTGTTCTACAACGGCAGAGTTTAACCATTGCTGTCAGTCAAAGACAGACGACTGGGAAAATGCGGCTCTTACGTACCTGGAAGGCATAGAGTCTTTCCAGTACTATTTATCTGCGTTTTTAGGTCTTTTTGAAAATATTTCTCTATTCTATCACTGCCTCCCAGGAGCTGCGAATATTTTAGGTAGACTAAAAtcctttcttgttttgaaGTCTTCCCTATAGGTTAAAACGATAGAAAACTCAAACTGTGATCAATCTTAAAAGTTAATTGATTATCTCCAGTGCCTTGGATCTCCAGCGCCTGTAAAGTACAGGACCAAGACTGAAACTAAGCTTGAAGCCGCTATTCCTGTTTGCGTCAAGCCTCTTTGTTCTGGGTATTTTATAAACATTGTTCTGGCCTGGTCATATATTATTTCCTGCCGCTGGGTGGAGATACTTAAACAGGCAGGTGAGGAAAACTAGATCTTGTACCAGCTTGGCATACAGATAGAAGACTTTTTTTGGGACATTGTTATCCAGGGCTGTTGGGTAGCTCGGGTAGAAAAATTTAAAGGTGTTTTCTATTCGCCATGGATGGTTAGAAGAGAGGGTAGTATAAATAAGCGGTATGGCCTTCATTCCAAATCATCTTTGGTCGTTGAAAGCTAATAAGTCTGTGAAGAGGTGATCTGAAACCAGTTATATCAAATTCGTCCCTTGCGTTCGATATTCTTCTCGATTTCTGTCTATTGGAGGGTCTAGAAGGGGAATTTATCACTGGTTTTGCAGCTGTTTTAATTTTGACCTCACGGCACGCGCCTCCACCCAAATTTGCTTCTGCTATAATGATTTCAGCAGCTCCTATGTGCTCTTTACCAAAACGAAAAGACACGGCTTTTCttaaattattctaatcAATCGACAGTTGCATATCGCTTAGCTCTATACAGGATGCTCTGGATTCTCTGCTCTGTAGTATTTTTTTCGACCCACGCGTTCCATGTAACCTCGTTGGTGCTGTATCTTTAGGTGTTAAGAAAGCTCTCTCGACAGTGGATAAGATTGATAATTGTCAACTTCTTTCTGCAGTCACCAATATAAAACCTTATTTGAGTCTCTTATAGGCAGCTGTAGTGTGCAACGACCAGGTAACCTTGTTTCTGAATATGGCTCTCTATAGTCTACCGCCCATATGTCTGGTTGCCGCCTTCTGTACAAACACGGCCCAATCCTTTCTTTAAATAGCTTATCCTGTACATAGGCCAGAGGAATCTATTACTTCTAGGGCACTTGAGTTTCAGACTTCCTACTTTTGCCGACCAGAATTATCAGTTCCATGGTCGACAGCACCTCCACTCGGCACAACACCCGTCGAAAATCTCAGCCTGGACGTAAGAGCGCATCTTGCTCATATACACAGACCTATTTTCTGGAGATTGTACTGGATCTTGGATTTAGGAGAAAGAGTCCCGGCAAGCGCAGAGCATTACGTTAGCCTTGTTGATGTTTCCAGTATATGTTACTCTTGTGCTACAGGTCATATAAATGAGTAAGTCTAATAAAGAACTGATTACTGTCAATGTTTACTGACAATCAAGGTTAACCTATCCCGAACAATATATTGCTAATGAGCAATCGGGATATGCGACTTCACGCTTATTCAATTGGCATAGAAGCTACGATGATGGTATCTGGCTTGATGATGGTCAAAGGGATATTGAGTCTGTTCGTCAAGTCCAAAAGCATCCATGGATTATCGACCCGTTTGATAGCCCAGACGACGAGCCAGTTGAGGAACCCAAACACCATGAACTTTGTGTTGAGCGTATTTTACAATGGAATAGTGAAGTCCAAAGTGTCGACAGGCGAAAGTTGAGACACCATGAATAATTACCTACGTACTTGCGATATTTTCCTATAATATCAAGACACACATACAATACAGAAACGTTAAAGTGAAACTACACGAACGACAAGAGACATGGTTAGTTTACAATTCTCCGTGGATATAGCTACCTGACATAGACATCTCATAGATAAAAATGAATCCCTCAACAGCTATCAACCCAGTCGCAGTAGTAACTGGTCCCTGTAAGTTCTATGATGAAATTAGGTGCTGCTGCTTGCTAAAACACTACTACTCTCTTCCATCTCTCCGCTAGATGTATCACCCCTAGTATTTATTCTCTACTAGACTGAAGTTGGTTATTTATACCTTGGCCTGTCGTCGGTATTCTGCCGCCTCGGTGAGCCGCCATAACACTTTTCGTGATAGGTCATGGGAGCTAGTCAATCCTGGGCCTTGAGGTGGAATACCCGACTAGTGCGGCGTCTCTTTAGACCTGCCTTTGAGCGTGGGTCAGATTCAAGATGACCAATCTGTTGAAATAAGTTGAAGGGTACTATCCTACCCATCCCactatttctttctttcgtttctctCATTGGCCCGTTGTCACTCAACGAGCATTTTTGAGGGAATGAAAGTGTCAGGATTTGTATATCTTTTTCTACAGATAAAGAACAACcacatacgaccatagggtgtggagaacagggcttcccgtccgctcagccgtacttaagccacacgccgggaggttagtagttgggtgggtgaccaccagcgaatccctcctgttgtatgtttttttttctcaattAACTATTGTTGTTACAGCAGTGGTTACTAATATATGATATGCAGCAGCGTAACTTTGGTGATGAGTAGTAGGGACCGCTTTGTTGCCTGTTCGATATCAGTGCCTCTATCATCGTTGTTGGCCCTTCCAAGAGTTTACCGAAATGGtgattatgatgatgatgatgatgatggtagATTGCAGTTCTGGTGAGAGATCGAAGCTATTCAGCGTAAAGAATAGTCCTAAAGTCATGAGATTGGCCGCTTTTAATGGAGGGGCGACAATGACGAAGCCCTAGGTACGCAAATAGAGAAACTATCAGTGGCTGTGGGTGCCATTAACCTAGAACCATGCCGCAACATTTGAGATCACGGCTCCGTTTGCTGCCAGAAGATGAATTGGATGTTGTATGTTGCATATTTCCTGACACGAGCTTTTTTTCCCAAGTACGCTTCCAAGTCACAGCATGCCGAATGGGAAGTACTTTGGCTCCACTGATATATTTAACCAGGCATAACTAAGGGCCTTCTTGTACTAATTGCAAGACATATCTCTAGGCGCCATTCAGAAAATCGAATGTTCCCCGAACAGTGCACTTTATATTCCAcactttaaataaaattccCGAATTCGACTCCCGGTGTTGCGGCTTTTGTGCCTATACTGCAGAGTCAGCATCGATACCCTTGTAGGTGCTGTCCTATCTATCCTTAAGAGCAGCCAGGGTCTCCCACGCATATTCAGGGTCACGAAGCCATAGGCGAAGGAAGTGTCGTCTACTCGTGAAACGCTAACCGTTAGTGGAAAAACCTCGAACGCAGTATACCCGAGAGAGCATTGAGGTACTGCTTTTCAGATGAATCCTTGAACCCCCCTCGAGCGTGAAACAAACTCAAATTATTTGCAAACTGGATATCCCCACGGTGAAAGTGCAGTACCACCGCGTGCTTCCgtttagaataatatatgtAGACTTAAATAAATGGAGTAGTCTATATTGCCACGGGCCAATATATTTAGCAAAAACGTGGCCAAGCGGCCCAAGCCCGCCTAGAGAGAAATTAAGTTTTTCCAGCAATTCCCAAGGCCACCGCAACGTATGCTGAGTCCCTACTTAATGCCAGTAGAACTGATAAGACCGACAGAATTATGCAGACTACGTGGCCTGATGATGTAGATTGATCAGAATATGCTATGAATTAGCGTTCCTGCCATTTTCGCACCCCCGCTTTTACCCCTCTTACATAGGTTATATAGATGCTGACAGATTCCGAGTCGACTCATACATTTGTCCCCCGAACCTGCTGCTCTCCTAGTCGAATATACTGTACATTCTTTTAGCCTTGAAGCCGCACATCCACCATGGTTCACCCCAAAGTTCGCAAGGCTCTGGAGGAGGCGAGAAAGCTTGTGGCCGATCTTGAGTCCTACGAGGACGGCCCGATCAACCACCAGGCTGTTGTGAAGCAAACCGAGCGTGTCCGCATTGCCCTGCAGGAGCCTATTGATCTGGTGACTCGCTCGATCGAATTCCTCGCTCTCGGCGGCGCCTTTCACACCATACTAGGTATTCGGGCCTACCATGCTATGCCTGAGGATGGTAGTGCTATTACCGCCGACGAGCTTGCCCGGGTCACCAATGTCGCAAACACGGTCATTCACCGCATCTACCGCGTCGCCATCAATCATGGAATCTTTACTGAGACCGCTCCAGACACGTACGCTCATAATGACCTCTCGCGCGCTCTCAACCCGAAAGGTATGGGATCCTTCTTCATGATCGCTCTGGAGTTTACCCGTGCCTGGATCCACCTACCTGAATATCTCCAGTCCCACAAGACGGACGATGTTTTTGATCTGGTCAAATCCCCCGCCGTGTACTCAGTGGGCAAGGAGCACCTTGGCAAGTCGTATTACGAGCTGCTGGAGTTAGACCCGGATCCAGAGCGTCGCGAGGTTTGGAATGCCAACATGTTCATGGTGGACCAGTTGATGCCTATTGTCGGGATGTTCCCATTTGCATCTCTTAAGGAGGAAGTTGAGCAGGACCCCGGTCGCCCATATCTCGTCGACATAGGTGCCGGCCGTGGTCAATCATGCTTTGCTATCCAGAAGGATATAAACGGTGCTTTCGATGCCAAGTTCATCCTACAGGATCTACCTGGAGTCATTAACAATATGAACCCCGAGGACTACCCAGGCTTCGATCTTATGACCTACGACGCTTTTACGCCGCAGCCTATCAAAAGTAAGCACGTCGAATTATTATTGTGACCTTTAGCTGAAACCTTCTTAGATGCTCATATCTATTTTATGCGCCGTTTCCTCCACGACTTTTACAACCCAGTTTGCATTGAGTTTGTGAAGAACACTGCATCGGCTATGGGGCCTAGTTCACGCCTCCTGATCTGCGATATGTTAGTCCCAGACATGGTTGAACCCCATGAGAATACTGACCTCTATTGGCTGGATTTTGCGCTTCTGTGTATGACTGgtcaggagaagaaaaaggctgaTTTTATGGAAATCTTTGAGGCTGCCGGCTTGGAACTCGTTAAGATCTACCCCTCCGCCTATGGGCGGACCGTGATGCTGGAGGCTAGGTTGAAGAAGTAGCTATAGACTTTGAATTTAAAGGATTACTACTACGGCTGGCGGGATGACGGTATCGTTTGCCCATTTGCTCGAAGCTCCAATGCGTGTGTACACCTGCTCATGTAACTCCGGATGAAGGCGTCCTGTGGGTGGGCGtgtatatcatttcctttgtcGGCTGTAGACAAAATATAATAGGACCACTCTTCGCACGGTGGTTCCGATAGTTCCACTCACGATCCGTACACGAGCTGCTCTACAGACTCAACACGATTTTAGTGCACCTTAACTTCGGCCTCTTAGTTTAATACTAGTTTTTACGAAAGGAGGGCATAAGGCTGGACCCAAGAGAACAGGTGTAAGTCACAGGTATTTATATCATTAGTTAACATGTTGGAAGATAGAAACTTATATATTTCAACAAAATAATCAGGGAATATTGTCACCAGGCTAGTGGAATATAAGCTGACTATATGATATTCACGCCAGATGCGGCTTAGATTTGCCATAACTCTTATCTGCATAAATATTGGCAATTCCACAATGCTGACATTGCCAGGTCCAACTCAACTGCCTGCTCGATTGATAAGCCCTTATGCTATCGTGCGGGTCCAAAAAGCGGAAGAATTCCTCACTTACCTATCACTAGAATGAGGAACAATGCATTAAAATGACGCCATTGgttttctaatttatatgTATTGTGTTGAATGGCCCTCGTACTTGCTCCGCGCTTCTCTCAGCTTGCTCCTGCAATTGTCTTAAATATTCAATTTAAGTTAGACATAGTAACTTTATTGTCCCAACAAAAACATTAAACATGTCAAACGCAGGCAGCAAACCAAAGATAAGAGTGGCAATCATCGGCGCCGGCCCAGCAGGCTTAGGTGCAGCGATTGAATTTCAGAAGCTTCCCTTTGTCGATCTTCGAATCTACGAACAAGCTCGAGAGTTACGTGAGGTCGGTGCGGGTATAAGTATTCAACGGAACACCTGGCGCATGCTAGACGCCTTGGGTGTTTATGATAATATCGATCCGAGTACCATCTTTAGCGCCGCAGATGGTCATTCCGTGCAGCATCGGTTGGTTGATCTCTTCCTTGCGTTTGGATAGAAGTAACCGAAATCAGCAATGGGCGAACGGGAGAATTACTACAATCTAGCGGACAACACGACACTCCGCCGCGACATAAGCATGCCAGGGCCTTACGCACTGTACTTCAACAAGCGCTTCTGAAAGCCGTGGATAAAACAAATCTGCGACTTTCGAGTCGTCTTGTTGAGATCCGTGAATTGCCGAACAAAACATTATCATTGCGATTTGAGGATGAACACACGGATGAAGTAGATCTCCTAATAGGAGCTGACGGTGTTCGATCGGTAAGTTTTATCACGGTTATTCTTAGCTTTGTCGCAAACCTAAGTGTACAAGGTTGTCCGCCAATTCTCCTTCCCGGACCATCGCATCAGCTATACCGGTACAACAGCCTTCCGGGCCCTAGTTAACGCGGACGATATTTTGAGTATTCCCAACTTTCCGGACGCCGTGACCTTCTGGCATGGGCCGACTAGGTGGGTTTATACATGTAATCTCAATAGAGGTATATACGAGGTTACGGCAAGAACGGACCTTCCAGAGACTAGCGAAACGGTCAGTTGGGGGCAGGATGCTAGTCCGGATGAATTTATAGGGCTGTATAAGGTCAGTATTGTTCGAGCGATTCTACGTAACTCGATGTATACTGAACATGAACATAGGAATTTGCGCCAATCATTCAAGAGGTTCTTAGTAAAATTGGGGAAGTGAAGAAATTCCCCCTCTTCGCAGGGCCGCGTCTGTCGAAGGTAATATCGCATGGTTCTATTGCATTAATCGGGGATGCGTCTCATCGTAAGTGAATGTGTTGTTTCATTGTTCTAGTGGTAGCTAACCGTTGGACAATAGCATTATCCGGAGCTTTTGGTATGTTTTCAACCACTTACCACTTGGACAAACAGTATTCTAACACCCTCAAGGCGCTGGAGCGGGATTCGCATTGGAAGACGTGTATGTGCTCGCCCGAGCAGTGCAATGGGCACATGAGCGTGACTTTCCGCTCAGTGATGCTTTGATTCTATATGACAGAGTTCGATCACCACATTACAAGGATATGGTATGTGCTAACGCCTGATTTCTTATCGGTCTACTAATTACCGCAGTACGATATTCTGGATGGCTTCCGGAGAGCTGATACTTCAATCAAGGGTCTAAACTCCTTTGATGAGATTGTGATGGCAAATATCCAGAGCAAATGGACTGATGACCATCATTGGCTATATCACTACGATGTACGTTTACAAATCTGGACTCTAGCTGCAGTGCTGCTGACACCAAGTTTAGGTACAGGAAGTATGGAGAAAGGCTTATGCGGAGGAAGATGCCCGTCGCGTAGGAGAGACTAATGATACAAAGGATGTTGATGTATATTCTCgtttatagaatagagagTATCGTCTAGCTATATATCAACAGAAAATACCAATGTGAATCCAAAACCGAAACTCCAAGGCCGCTTTTCATACTAATGGAAATACACAGAACTGAGGGACTCGAATCTATGAAAAACATGAAACTGATGTAGCAGAAGTGTTATCACAGTCGGATGTTGTTGTCTTTGAGATATTGATCGTATCGTTCTGGTCGGCCAGAGGGCTCCGCCACTGCAACATATGTATCCGGCCTGAGCAAGTATGCTGCATCTTTTCCCAAGCCGACCGATTGATATTTCTCATTCCAAGGAAAGATGTGTAGAGGAATTCCCTTAGAACGACACCACTCTTTCAACTCGTCTTTAGCTTCGCCATACACGTGGACCTGCCATGTGATCTCCCCAAAGCTTTGAAAATTATCAAGTTCGCCCACGGGAGCCCAAGGGATACGGTCGCCTCCTTGGACCATACCGGCCAAGCCAGCCGACAGCGCACTATCCCTATAATTGAGCATAATCTGGGATACACCACGGAACATCCTTTGTCGCACGAGACCAATCTTGGACAGAATAGGAGACACGTAAGGAATGAACCATGTCCGGATAAAATAGGACAGGTACCCCTCTGAGGCAATAGCGTTAAATGCAGTATCGGTTGTGTTGACCAGAAGTGCCGCGAACGCACGACGTTCGACTTCGTAGCTATCCAGGAGAGACATGTCGGCTTTGTCTTGAATAACTGCCGTAAGCTTCCAGGCCAGGTTAATGGCATCGCCGATACCGGTGTTCATTCCCTGTCCTCCGACCGGACTGTGAATGTGCGCCGCGTCCCCCACAAGGAAGGCCCGTCCGCTGCGAAAGGCTTCAGCTACCCTGTGGTGAACGTGGTAGGTGCTGAACCAGTTCACCTTGTCGATCTTGACGCCCACGGCCTTGCCGGCGTCCGGCGCAACGTCGTCGAGTGTGAGGTCGGAAATATCTTTCGTCAGTGCGCCTTCGTCGACGGCACCGTTTAGTCGTGCACGACGGTCTTTGTCGTACGCCATGAGCAAGAAAAATTGATTATCGTTGAGACTCAAGTGCGCTTGACCGTTAAGACTGGGTCCGCTGCCTTCAATATCGGCTACATAGAACAGCTTTGAGTATGTAGCTCCTTCGAACCCGATTCTGCAGTTCTGGCGGACAGCAGAATGAGCGCCGTCGCAACCCACGATAAAAGCTGCTTCGCAAGTCTCGATATCACTGTTCTCGATATGTGGTTTTGTGGTATTCCTCAGTCGCGCTGTGATGGATGACTCCTGCTCTTGGAATTCGGCTAACTCGCGATTCCGCTCAACATGCACCCCCATTGTATTCAACCGCGCCTCTAACAATCGTTCATGCTGATCTTGGGGGAAGATATGTATGAAGGGGTAGGGCGTCAGACCGGCGCCAAAATCACCAAACGGCACATGGGAGCGGTGCACTCCACCGGCCCATATATTGGTCGCTGCGATCTTATGGCCGTTTGCGACCACATCCTCGGCTAGGTCGAGTTGGCGATACAATTCGAGCGTGCGGGCGTGAATTGCCATCGCTCGTGACGTTGATGCCTTTGCTTCTGACTTGTCGATAATGCGCACGCTGATACCTTGGCGAGTTAACCACAGGGCTAGAACGAGGCCCGTTGGACCTGCTCCCACGATGAGAACATCGGTGCGTGTCATAGTCACAAATATGATAGGTGTGTCAAATGAGAAGTATTAAAATTCCGTAAATAAGCGATTTTGTGGGAAAGTAGTTGTTCTTGGATTTAGTATGCGTCTATACAACATGCTGAGAAAAAAAACCAATAGATCCCTAACGTATACTGCTCGTATTTAAATCCATCCTTTCTCGCGACCTTGTTATGACTCAGTTCACGATAATTAGACGTGGAGAACAAATAAGAGGCCGAATCGCGTCATGGGACGTTAGGCCCTCAGTTGGATAGTCCGCATCCATTCTGAATTTGGAGTAGAGGTCGGCGTATAGTTTCCGAAGAAAGCGAGATTTACGAGAAGGGCAGTGCAGTGTGGCTATATACATCGGGCTGGAGAGTCGGAATCGCCGATGATTTCCGCAGTCGGGCGGACAATGTCGGCCCGTCGGAGGTTAGCGACGCCGACCCGGAAGAAAGGTTGCTGATTCGAAACAGGGCCCGAGCGTAATTCTTTTTCAGTTCCCTCAACTTTCATTGTTCCCCGGATCTCCAGTCTTCCGTCCAGTCTGGGCCAGCTGTTGCCCGATCGGGTTTAGTGGCCCTGTCATGCCCAAATGGGCAAAGTGCCCTAAGGATCCATGCGAAGTGATAACCGTTTTGGGCGAGTTCTTTGTCTGGCGGATCCAACGAGAGCGATGGCCACCCCGTCATGTTAACTACTTGAAGATTAGATCGAGTCTGGATCATGGGGCGAGAATCCAATGGACCATGGAGCGGGTCACGACTCCGCAACCCTTCTTTATTCGGGTCACCCCCCCGTTCGTTCGTCCAACCTCCCTCCCGGTACGACTGTCtgcctttctctttcttctactC
This Aspergillus flavus chromosome 1, complete sequence DNA region includes the following protein-coding sequences:
- a CDS encoding fungal-specific transcription factor domain-containing protein: MTARYHTKIHPTLYPPLLETLIPDDRTVADQLVELYFSTFETTFRILHVPRFLEEYNDHWHPDNHGPMSTGCGDIFAAKLLSLMTCATCLVDTAVSGEDSQSLNEKAKSWIQAVVSWVKTLTSHARLTLDVIQVKCLLLLARQAVGHEGDFAWLAAGSLVREAITIGLHRDPSHLKGLSPYWGEIRRRLWLTIIELDLQAALGTGAPVTLSEDEYDCAPPSNIDDEDLLVDSPVAPTPKPITVLTRTAFQVSLAQTIGVRINITKAVNRVRLTLSYQRILDLSEMLTTQVAKDASCEDDSRRCRLAFRQSLFLFLISQCLLTLHRAFFLSLAETRKETYAFSRQMCVQASLALLAPLEISADDLDHGPDNEQRTVYPYLLRLRGGMFRDEFFHAAATLCFELQLQAKDKPLLPLPGSVQALFHNVENAIRYFELKVRQDKQACKAFMLLNMVLNSAQSQMPSSNSEHRASRGTHSESFDPNDACPRAARRCRELLLADGGLLYLQEAEGWLSSSGGFPSINQEDLDQHQTSSWTTRTRSIVTTEVTSQDAPTTYSIPDLSDELPFDWDIFLDPMAIYPTNEVWPVADPLL
- a CDS encoding uncharacterized protein (expressed protein), with the protein product MRRHSAAFLVLIITQVSHIMADALIARLTAVAFHLPPSAWCTRKRWSATTGCGGFTLAIDTHDTLPGRLKIVHCSD
- a CDS encoding putative O-methyltransferase, translated to MVHPKVRKALEEARKLVADLESYEDGPINHQAVVKQTERVRIALQEPIDLVTRSIEFLALGGAFHTILGIRAYHAMPEDGSAITADELARVTNVANTVIHRIYRVAINHGIFTETAPDTYAHNDLSRALNPKGMGSFFMIALEFTRAWIHLPEYLQSHKTDDVFDLVKSPAVYSVGKEHLGKSYYELLELDPDPERREVWNANMFMVDQLMPIVGMFPFASLKEEVEQDPGRPYLVDIGAGRGQSCFAIQKDINGAFDAKFILQDLPGVINNMNPEDYPGFDLMTYDAFTPQPIKNAHIYFMRRFLHDFYNPVCIEFVKNTASAMGPSSRLLICDMLVPDMVEPHENTDLYWLDFALLCMTGQEKKKADFMEIFEAAGLELVKIYPSAYGRTVMLEARLKK
- a CDS encoding putative FAD binding monooxygenase encodes the protein MTRTDVLIVGAGPTGLVLALWLTRQGISVRIIDKSEAKASTSRAMAIHARTLELYRQLDLAEDVVANGHKIAATNIWAGGVHRSHVPFGDFGAGLTPYPFIHIFPQDQHERLLEARLNTMGVHVERNRELAEFQEQESSITARLRNTTKPHIENSDIETCEAAFIVGCDGAHSAVRQNCRIGFEGATYSKLFYVADIEGSGPSLNGQAHLSLNDNQFFLLMAYDKDRRARLNGAVDEGALTKDISDLTLDDVAPDAGKAVGVKIDKVNWFSTYHVHHRVAEAFRSGRAFLVGDAAHIHSPVGGQGMNTGIGDAINLAWKLTAVIQDKADMSLLDSYEVERRAFAALLVNTTDTAFNAIASEGYLSYFIRTWFIPYVSPILSKIGLVRQRMFRGVSQIMLNYRDSALSAGLAGMVQGGDRIPWAPVGELDNFQSFGEITWQVHVYGEAKDELKEWCRSKGIPLHIFPWNEKYQSVGLGKDAAYLLRPDTYVAVAEPSGRPERYDQYLKDNNIRL